One Eubalaena glacialis isolate mEubGla1 chromosome 11, mEubGla1.1.hap2.+ XY, whole genome shotgun sequence DNA segment encodes these proteins:
- the LALBA gene encoding alpha-lactalbumin, with the protein MMSFVSLLLVGNLFHAIQAEQLTKCEVFQRLKDLDGYGGITLPEWVCTIFHTSGCDTQTVVNNNGSTEYGLFQINNKIWCRDNHIPHSRDICGISCDKFLDDDLTDDIMCVKKILDNVGINYWLAHKALCSEKLDQWRCEK; encoded by the exons ATGATGTCCTTTGTCTCTCTGCTCCTGGTGGGCAACCTGTTCCATGCCATCCAGGctgaacaattaacaaaatgtgagGTGTTCCAGAGGCTGAAAGACCTGGATGGCTATGGAGGCATCACTTTGCCTGAAT GGGTCTGTACCATATTTCATACCAGTGGTTGTGACACACAAACCGTAGTAAATAACAATGGCAGCACAGAATATGGACTCTTCCAGATCAATAATAAAATTTGGTGCAGAGACAACCATATCCCTCACTCAAGGGACATCTGTGGCATCTCCTGTGACA AGTTCCTGGATGATGACCTTACTGATGACATTATGTGTGTCAAGAAGATTCTGGATAATGTAGGAATTAACTATTG GTTGGCCCATAAAGCACTCTGTTCTGAGAAGCTGGATCAGTGGCGCTGCGAGAAGTGA
- the LOC133101696 gene encoding LOW QUALITY PROTEIN: olfactory receptor 8S1 (The sequence of the model RefSeq protein was modified relative to this genomic sequence to represent the inferred CDS: inserted 1 base in 1 codon; deleted 1 base in 1 codon): MEVGNITTVTAFVLLGLLNNPQIQVVLFVMFLVIYRXSLTGNLLMLLVIRTGCHLCSPMYFFLSHLSFLDAFYSSIIVPKLLENLLSKWKTITLLECFTQISLVVFSGATEACLLSVMACDQFQAMCHPLLYVMAMNKKVCTGLVGASWAIGMGMGLVNTILLAQHHFCGPNLIHSFACELPPVLVLTCCEPYINIASILTTMVVLGLGTLVLLLGSYTRIMTAVGINSATGRSKIFSTCSSHFLAVTILHGSGVFRYMTPASDSALEQVLSVQYGVVIPLLKQLIYSLKSQEGKAALGRLLGRNPRFTFEVRLY; encoded by the exons ATGGAAGTTGGCAACATAACCACAGTCACTGCGTTTGTTCTCCTAGGACTACTCAACAACCCTCAGATCCAGGTAGTACTATTTGTAATGTTCCTGGTAATTTACA GTTCCCTCACAGGGAACCTGCTGATGCTACTGGTGATCAGGACTGGTTGCCACCTCTGCAGCCCCATGTACTTCTTCCTCAGTCACCTCTCCTTCCTGGATGCTTTCTATTCCTCAATCATAGTGCCTAAGCTGCTAGAGAACCTTCTTTCCAAGTGGAAGACTATAACCCTCCTTGAGTGTTTCACCCAGATCTCCTTGGTCGTATTTTCCGGGGCCACTGAAGCTTGCCTTCTTTCAGTCATGGCCTGTGACCAGTTCCAGGCCATGTGCCACCCACTGCTGTATGTGATGGCTATGAACAAGAAGGTGTGTACTGGCCTGGTGGGAGCATCCTGGGCCATAGGAATGGGGATGGGCCTTGTTAACACCATCCTCCTTGCTCAGCATCACTTCTGTGGCCCCAACCTCATTCACAGTTTTGCCTGCGAGCTTCCCCCAGTGCTCGTGCTGACCTGTTGTGAGCCTTATATTAACATTGCCTCCATCCTGACCACCATGGTGGTCCTGGGTCTTGGTACCCTTGTCCTATTACTGGGATCCTACACCCGTATCATGACAGCTGTGGGAATCAACTCTGCCACGGGTCGGAGCAAGATCTTCTCTACCTGCTCATCTCATTTTCTTGCGGTCACCATCCTTCATGGTTCAGGAGTTTTCAG GTACATGACTCCAGCTTCCGACTCAGCCCTGGAGCAAGTGCTGTCAGTGCAGTACGGTGTGGTGATCCCGCTGCTAAAGCAGCTTATCTACAGT CTGAAGAGTCAGGAGGGGAAGGCGGCTCTGGGGAGGTTGCTGGGCAGGAATCCCAGGTTTACCTTTGAAGTCAGGCTCTACTGA